In the Kaistella sp. 97-N-M2 genome, one interval contains:
- a CDS encoding F0F1 ATP synthase subunit epsilon — protein sequence MNIKILTPEFVIFEGEVNSVLLPGKNGDFHIMKDHAAIVASLTGGKVRVFTNQIDESFEKHFTRENEKESVFSFPVKSGVIEFNNNKGIILAE from the coding sequence ATGAATATAAAAATATTAACCCCGGAATTTGTAATTTTTGAAGGCGAAGTGAATTCGGTTTTGCTTCCCGGTAAAAACGGCGATTTCCATATCATGAAAGATCACGCAGCCATCGTTGCATCGTTAACTGGCGGGAAAGTGAGAGTTTTCACGAACCAAATTGATGAAAGCTTCGAAAAGCATTTCACCAGAGAAAACGAAAAGGAAAGTGTATTTTCTTTTCCGGTGAAGAGTGGTGTTATCGAATTCAACAATAACAAAGGAATTATTCTCGCAGAGTAA
- a CDS encoding DMT family transporter encodes MLAIFITILGHISYGTTNVLWKNPRNEVGTLPLILIRSACCFLIFFSSYFVLTGLQIIPKTQFSWIDVMQTAGICAVNYFGLFFFLQSMKHTQVSNTIGFGKIGLIIGVAAGYFLYGEEISALKIFLCIVVLIGVSLIEVSARKKASFLSKGLLYTVLAKIFWSTAYLYVPFIEKLGPVLFCAVLEFTVFSLSFVLFFFDPAKLNLRNISSTTKKEIGLLIFLGTLGTFCLNFALANMSIILFAIIGLIEPILGLLISKLYQKERLAQYQKIGIGLGILSAFILSVTK; translated from the coding sequence ATGTTAGCGATTTTTATCACAATTCTGGGACATATAAGTTACGGAACGACCAATGTTTTGTGGAAAAATCCGCGAAATGAAGTTGGAACTTTACCGTTGATCTTAATTCGGAGCGCATGTTGTTTTCTTATTTTTTTCAGCAGTTATTTTGTACTTACCGGACTTCAGATTATCCCGAAAACTCAGTTTTCCTGGATCGACGTGATGCAAACGGCGGGAATCTGCGCTGTAAATTATTTTGGGCTTTTTTTCTTTCTGCAATCTATGAAACATACGCAGGTTTCCAACACGATTGGTTTCGGAAAAATCGGTCTGATCATTGGTGTTGCAGCGGGTTATTTTCTTTATGGCGAAGAAATTTCAGCTTTAAAAATCTTTCTGTGCATTGTGGTTCTCATTGGCGTTTCGCTGATTGAAGTTTCAGCCAGAAAGAAAGCATCATTTTTGTCCAAAGGATTGCTCTACACCGTTTTGGCAAAAATATTTTGGTCCACTGCTTATTTATACGTTCCGTTTATCGAAAAATTAGGACCCGTACTTTTTTGCGCCGTTTTGGAATTCACGGTATTTTCACTCAGCTTTGTTTTATTCTTTTTTGATCCTGCAAAATTGAATCTCCGAAATATCAGTTCTACCACTAAAAAAGAAATCGGACTGCTTATTTTTCTGGGAACTTTGGGAACCTTCTGCCTGAATTTCGCACTTGCCAATATGAGCATCATACTTTTTGCGATTATCGGATTGATTGAGCCCATCCTCGGTTTACTCATTTCCAAGCTGTATCAGAAAGAACGTTTGGCGCAGTATCAAAAAATTGGTATTGGTCTTGGAATTCTTTCGGCATTTATTCTTTCGGTCACCAAATAA
- a CDS encoding DUF6591 domain-containing protein produces MKKVLLSLAMVTLIISCKKSDDEQKFAATTVSASLQEDNGQANNLNNTDDEILESNHSINSQIASKTNNIDVMLDDYDKYVDQYLLFIGKMGDRSDMSVMSEYPALIEKGQQWTENMEKAEKKQDFTPAQMRRMLEIQNKMTQAVSKIEFN; encoded by the coding sequence ATGAAAAAAGTTTTATTATCGCTTGCAATGGTCACTTTAATAATCTCGTGCAAAAAATCAGATGATGAGCAAAAATTTGCTGCAACAACTGTTTCCGCATCTTTACAAGAAGATAATGGCCAGGCCAATAACTTAAATAACACAGATGATGAGATTTTAGAGTCAAATCATTCCATCAATTCCCAGATAGCTAGTAAGACAAACAATATTGACGTAATGTTAGACGATTACGATAAATACGTCGACCAATACTTACTATTTATAGGTAAAATGGGCGATCGCTCCGATATGAGTGTAATGTCTGAATATCCAGCTCTAATCGAGAAAGGGCAACAATGGACAGAAAACATGGAGAAAGCTGAAAAAAAACAGGATTTTACTCCGGCGCAAATGAGAAGAATGTTGGAAATCCAAAATAAGATGACACAGGCAGTTAGCAAGATAGAATTTAATTAA
- a CDS encoding glucose 1-dehydrogenase, whose amino-acid sequence MEISLKNQVALITGSSSGIGAGIAQSMAEAGATVVINYPSPGSEAKATDILKGITDKGGNGIISQCDVSKENEVLRMFQDVVSQLGTVDILVNNAGIQKDSKFTEMTLDQWNAVINVNLTGQFLCAREAIKEFLRRGIDPSRSVACGKIIHISSVHEIIPWAGHANYASSKGAIRMLMQTLAQEHGADKIRVNSICPGAIQTPINTNAWDSEKSLEALLQLIPYNRIGQPADIGNLAVFLASDMADYITGASIFIDGGMTTFESFSTGG is encoded by the coding sequence ATGGAAATTTCTTTAAAAAATCAGGTCGCCCTTATTACCGGTTCCTCCAGCGGCATCGGAGCCGGGATCGCACAATCCATGGCCGAGGCCGGCGCAACGGTGGTCATCAATTATCCTTCGCCCGGTAGTGAAGCTAAAGCAACAGATATTTTAAAAGGCATCACCGATAAGGGCGGAAACGGAATTATTTCCCAGTGCGATGTTTCAAAAGAAAACGAAGTGCTCCGAATGTTTCAGGACGTCGTCTCCCAGCTCGGAACCGTCGATATTTTAGTCAACAATGCCGGAATTCAAAAAGATTCCAAATTTACGGAAATGACGCTGGACCAATGGAACGCCGTTATCAACGTGAACCTAACGGGCCAGTTTTTATGCGCGCGCGAAGCCATAAAAGAATTTCTGCGCCGCGGAATTGATCCTTCCAGATCGGTTGCGTGCGGCAAGATCATTCATATTTCTTCCGTTCACGAAATTATTCCCTGGGCCGGACACGCCAATTATGCCTCCAGTAAAGGCGCCATCCGAATGTTGATGCAGACTTTGGCACAGGAGCATGGCGCCGATAAAATCCGCGTCAATTCCATTTGCCCGGGCGCCATTCAAACGCCTATCAATACGAATGCGTGGGATTCCGAGAAATCTTTGGAGGCACTTCTGCAATTAATTCCCTATAACCGGATCGGCCAGCCTGCAGATATTGGCAACCTCGCCGTATTTTTAGCCAGCGACATGGCAGATTACATCACCGGCGCAAGTATTTTCATCGACGGCGGAATGACGACTTTTGAGAGTTTTTCTACGGGCGGATAA
- a CDS encoding MGH1-like glycoside hydrolase domain-containing protein: MTEESKRIPNVAWKKWGPYVSNREWGLVREDYSANGDAWNFTNHDTAEAKTYRWGEEGICGVCDDKQLLVFSLGLWNKKDKMVKERFFGLTNGQGNHGEDVKEYYYYLDNTPTHSYMKMLYKYPQNAFPYDDLLRKNAARGRLEAEYELIDTGIFDDNEYFDVFIEYAKNSPTDILVKITVINRGKNDAPLILMPTVWFRNTWNWGYDDYKPKMTSDRADHIKIERKELDIKNFYAKNSLKTLFCNNETNDVRLYHSLNETPFTKDGINRFVTTGKDNGINKENFGTKATFLLDETIPAESTQIFEFRLSEENLDDPFKDFDEIFLSRQKEADEFYAYIQKGIPSDDEKNVQRQAFAGMLWNKMFYHYNVAKWLKGDPAEIKPPKSREKIRNCEWKHLNNFDIISMPDKWEYPWYATWDLAFHTLSFALIDPDFAKQQIKLFTLDWYMHPNGQLPAYEWNFSDVNPPVHAWALFRIFKIDETLKGKPDLDFLETVFQKLLLNFTWWVNKKDSNGNNIFEGGFLGLDNVGVFDRSDTLPNGQRLEQADGTSWMAMFALNMMRISIELAQYNHIYEEMATKFFEHFLYIANALDNMGDNNFSLWDDEDEFFYDAIATNKGDNMFLKLRTVVGLIPMFAVEVIEDEMLEKLPVFKARMHWIMENKPELASLVSYWEVKGQDSKHLLSLLRGHRLKRLLVRMLDEKEFLSDYGVRALSKIYEDNPFEIHLNDIDYSIKYTPAESDSGLFGGNSNWRGPIWFPINFLIIESLQRFFFYYSPDFMVEYPTGSGNYSNLDEIADALGKRLSKIFLKDENGKRAVNGQYPRFQEDENFKDYILFYEYFHGDNGRGVGASHQTGWTGLISKILQPRLSKFKMAKDETETPN, from the coding sequence ATGACCGAAGAAAGCAAACGAATCCCCAATGTTGCCTGGAAAAAATGGGGACCTTACGTCAGCAACCGCGAATGGGGCCTGGTCCGCGAAGATTACAGCGCCAACGGCGACGCTTGGAATTTCACGAACCACGATACCGCCGAAGCCAAAACCTACCGCTGGGGCGAGGAAGGCATCTGTGGAGTTTGCGACGACAAGCAGCTGCTCGTTTTCTCTTTGGGTCTTTGGAATAAAAAAGATAAAATGGTAAAGGAGCGCTTTTTCGGTTTAACGAACGGGCAGGGAAATCACGGCGAAGATGTAAAGGAATATTACTATTATTTAGACAATACACCCACGCATTCTTACATGAAAATGCTCTACAAATATCCCCAAAATGCTTTTCCGTACGACGATTTGCTGCGGAAAAACGCCGCCCGCGGCAGACTGGAAGCCGAATATGAACTGATCGACACCGGAATCTTCGACGACAACGAGTATTTCGATGTTTTCATTGAATACGCAAAAAATTCTCCGACCGATATTTTGGTGAAAATCACCGTTATAAACCGCGGAAAAAACGACGCGCCGCTTATTCTTATGCCAACCGTTTGGTTTCGAAACACGTGGAATTGGGGCTACGATGATTACAAACCCAAAATGACGTCCGATCGTGCAGATCATATCAAGATCGAGAGAAAGGAACTCGACATCAAAAATTTTTACGCGAAGAATTCTTTAAAAACGCTGTTTTGCAACAACGAGACGAACGACGTCCGGCTTTATCATTCGCTCAACGAAACACCGTTCACGAAAGACGGCATCAACCGGTTTGTCACAACGGGAAAAGACAATGGCATCAATAAAGAAAACTTTGGAACGAAAGCTACCTTTCTTTTGGATGAAACGATTCCCGCGGAAAGCACGCAAATTTTCGAATTTCGGCTTTCGGAAGAGAATTTGGATGATCCCTTTAAAGATTTTGACGAAATTTTTCTTTCCCGGCAAAAAGAAGCCGACGAATTTTACGCTTATATTCAAAAAGGCATCCCTTCCGATGACGAAAAAAATGTGCAGCGACAGGCTTTTGCGGGAATGTTGTGGAACAAAATGTTCTATCATTACAACGTTGCCAAATGGTTAAAAGGCGATCCCGCAGAAATTAAGCCGCCAAAATCCCGCGAGAAAATCCGAAACTGCGAATGGAAACATTTAAACAATTTCGATATCATTTCCATGCCCGACAAATGGGAATACCCTTGGTACGCCACGTGGGATCTGGCATTCCACACTTTGAGTTTTGCCTTGATCGATCCGGATTTTGCAAAACAGCAGATCAAACTTTTCACGCTGGATTGGTATATGCACCCAAACGGTCAGCTTCCCGCCTACGAATGGAATTTTTCCGATGTCAATCCGCCGGTTCACGCCTGGGCACTTTTTCGGATCTTTAAAATAGATGAAACGCTGAAAGGAAAACCCGATTTGGATTTTCTGGAGACCGTTTTTCAAAAACTACTGCTAAATTTTACGTGGTGGGTAAATAAAAAAGACAGCAACGGCAACAATATTTTCGAGGGTGGATTTCTCGGCCTCGATAACGTGGGCGTTTTCGACCGCAGCGACACCTTACCAAATGGGCAAAGATTGGAGCAAGCCGACGGAACCAGCTGGATGGCCATGTTTGCGCTGAACATGATGCGCATTTCCATCGAGCTGGCACAGTATAATCATATTTACGAGGAAATGGCAACGAAGTTTTTTGAACATTTTCTGTACATCGCCAATGCCCTCGATAATATGGGCGACAATAATTTTTCGCTTTGGGATGACGAGGACGAATTTTTTTACGACGCCATTGCTACGAACAAAGGCGACAACATGTTCCTGAAATTACGAACAGTTGTCGGCTTAATCCCAATGTTTGCCGTAGAAGTTATTGAGGACGAAATGCTGGAAAAACTTCCGGTATTCAAGGCGCGGATGCATTGGATCATGGAGAATAAACCTGAACTTGCGTCGCTCGTTTCGTACTGGGAAGTGAAAGGCCAGGATTCCAAACATCTGCTGAGTTTGCTGCGGGGTCACCGCCTGAAACGACTGCTCGTCCGAATGCTGGATGAGAAGGAATTTCTGAGCGACTACGGCGTTCGCGCGCTCTCGAAAATTTACGAAGACAATCCCTTCGAAATTCATTTAAACGACATCGACTATTCCATTAAATATACGCCGGCAGAAAGCGACAGCGGCCTATTTGGCGGCAACAGCAACTGGCGCGGACCCATCTGGTTTCCCATCAATTTTTTAATTATCGAAAGTCTGCAGCGCTTTTTCTTTTATTACAGCCCGGATTTTATGGTGGAATATCCGACGGGCAGCGGAAATTATTCGAACCTCGATGAAATCGCCGATGCCTTGGGAAAAAGACTTTCAAAAATTTTTCTGAAAGATGAAAACGGCAAACGTGCGGTTAACGGGCAGTACCCGAGATTTCAGGAAGACGAAAACTTTAAGGATTATATTTTGTTTTACGAATATTTCCACGGTGATAACGGAAGGGGAGTTGGCGCCTCCCATCAAACAGGGTGGACAGGTTTGATTTCGAAAATTCTGCAGCCGAGATTAAGCAAATTCAAGATGGCGAAAGACGAAACGGAAACGCCAAATTGA
- a CDS encoding radical SAM protein — MKDLLLITPPFTQLNTPYPATAYIKGFLNTKYISSHQMDLGIEVILALFSKEGIQKVFDENLDLRNASENGQRIFALREEYIKTIDQVLLFLQNQNPTLARQICSMNFLPEASRFNQLDDMEFAFGNMGLQDKAKHLATLYLEDISDFIVENIDADFGFSRYAERIGQSANSFDELYLKLNSAYTFIDYFTLKILGEKMETFKPKLVCFSVPFPGNLYAAFRSAQFIKSNYPHVKIAMGGGFPNTELRELKDPRVFEFFDFITLDDGELPLELLFYHINSNKNQSEGEFKRTFLLENGEVVYKNNSTRFDYKQAFVGTPDYTDLLLDRYISVIEIANPMHSLWSDGRWNKLTMAHGCYWGKCTFCDISLDYIKTYEPISAKILVDRMEELIAQTGESGFHFVDEAAPPALMREVALEILRRNLVVTWWTNIRFEKSFSRDLCFLLKVSGCVAVSGGLEVASDRLLKLIDKGVSVEQVAQVTRNFTEAGIMVHAYLMYGYPTQTVQETVDSLEMVRQLFEMGILQSGFWHQFAMTAHSPIGKNPEEFGVAPILKDIMFAHNDIDFTDKTGIDHSQFSFGLKKSLLNYMHGINFDLPLKDWFDFKIPRTSIHPDYIHDCLLVEENFKFKGNSKLIFLGKNLLAEDFSRVKKGNVFEMTRLIFHLKTNIVKLEMEKEKAHWLLKIFDENSTENPKKITLQNLKNQYEENFDDFELFWFSKPVQQLKENGVILSL, encoded by the coding sequence TTGAAAGATCTCCTTCTCATCACGCCGCCTTTTACGCAGCTCAACACGCCTTATCCCGCAACGGCTTATATTAAAGGTTTTTTGAACACCAAATATATATCAAGCCACCAAATGGATTTGGGCATTGAAGTTATTTTAGCGTTATTTTCAAAGGAGGGAATTCAAAAAGTATTTGATGAAAATTTAGACCTAAGAAATGCGTCGGAAAACGGGCAAAGGATTTTTGCGCTGCGCGAAGAATATATCAAAACCATCGATCAGGTTCTTCTTTTCCTCCAAAATCAAAATCCAACGTTAGCGCGACAGATCTGCAGCATGAATTTTCTGCCCGAAGCCTCGCGTTTTAATCAGTTGGATGATATGGAATTTGCTTTCGGAAATATGGGTCTTCAGGATAAAGCAAAACACCTGGCGACTTTATATCTGGAAGATATTTCAGATTTTATTGTCGAAAATATCGATGCCGATTTCGGTTTTAGCCGCTATGCCGAACGAATTGGACAAAGTGCAAATTCTTTCGATGAATTATATTTGAAGCTAAATTCTGCCTACACTTTCATCGATTATTTTACCTTAAAAATTCTCGGGGAGAAAATGGAAACCTTTAAACCGAAGTTGGTGTGCTTTTCCGTGCCTTTTCCGGGAAATTTATATGCCGCGTTTCGCTCCGCGCAATTTATCAAAAGCAATTATCCGCATGTAAAAATCGCTATGGGCGGCGGTTTTCCTAATACCGAACTTCGGGAATTAAAAGATCCGCGCGTTTTTGAGTTTTTCGATTTTATTACGCTTGATGATGGCGAATTACCTTTGGAACTACTTTTCTACCACATCAATTCAAATAAAAATCAGTCCGAAGGAGAATTTAAAAGAACTTTTCTGCTCGAAAACGGAGAAGTTGTTTATAAGAATAATTCCACACGTTTCGACTACAAACAGGCCTTTGTCGGCACGCCGGATTACACCGATCTGCTCCTCGATCGATATATTTCCGTAATCGAAATCGCCAATCCCATGCACAGTTTATGGAGCGACGGAAGGTGGAACAAACTCACCATGGCACACGGCTGTTATTGGGGAAAATGTACTTTTTGCGATATTTCTTTAGATTATATTAAAACATACGAACCGATTTCCGCTAAAATTTTGGTGGACCGAATGGAGGAACTCATCGCGCAAACCGGCGAGTCGGGTTTTCATTTCGTGGACGAAGCTGCGCCGCCCGCTTTGATGCGCGAAGTTGCGCTGGAAATTTTGCGTCGGAATCTTGTTGTTACATGGTGGACGAACATCCGCTTCGAAAAAAGTTTCAGCCGTGATCTTTGTTTTTTGCTAAAGGTTTCCGGCTGCGTGGCGGTTTCGGGTGGACTCGAAGTAGCGAGCGACCGGCTTTTAAAACTCATCGACAAAGGTGTTTCTGTAGAACAGGTGGCGCAGGTGACGAGAAATTTCACGGAGGCCGGAATTATGGTCCACGCCTACCTAATGTACGGTTATCCCACGCAAACCGTTCAGGAGACGGTCGATTCTTTAGAAATGGTGCGCCAGCTTTTTGAGATGGGAATTTTGCAGAGCGGTTTTTGGCATCAATTCGCCATGACAGCGCATTCGCCCATCGGCAAAAATCCCGAGGAATTTGGCGTCGCCCCGATCCTAAAAGACATTATGTTTGCGCACAACGACATCGATTTTACGGATAAAACCGGCATCGATCACAGCCAATTCAGTTTTGGTTTGAAAAAATCTTTATTAAATTATATGCACGGAATTAATTTCGATCTTCCTTTAAAAGACTGGTTCGATTTTAAAATTCCCCGCACAAGCATTCATCCGGATTATATCCACGATTGCCTTTTGGTAGAGGAAAATTTTAAATTTAAAGGAAATTCAAAACTGATTTTTCTGGGTAAAAATCTTCTTGCTGAAGATTTTTCCAGGGTTAAAAAAGGAAATGTTTTTGAAATGACGCGGCTGATCTTCCACCTGAAAACCAATATAGTAAAACTCGAGATGGAAAAGGAAAAAGCACATTGGCTTCTGAAAATTTTCGACGAAAATTCCACGGAAAATCCGAAAAAAATCACGCTTCAAAACCTTAAAAATCAGTACGAAGAAAATTTCGACGATTTTGAATTGTTTTGGTTTTCAAAACCGGTACAGCAGCTGAAAGAAAACGGCGTTATTTTGAGTTTGTAA
- a CDS encoding GreA/GreB family elongation factor — MKQIVITKQDNTRIHNAIRDAKQNNTIKKEDAEKLLAELHSAKIVSSEEIAKDVVTMNSIVKIHFANNKNIVQFQIVYPHLANMKEHKISIFSSVAAALIGYSVGDEIAWLVPSGMTKIIIDEIIYQPEAAGDFDL, encoded by the coding sequence ATGAAACAAATTGTAATAACAAAACAGGATAATACGCGCATCCACAACGCCATCCGCGATGCCAAGCAAAATAACACCATCAAAAAAGAAGATGCCGAAAAATTATTGGCAGAATTACACAGCGCGAAAATAGTTTCGTCCGAAGAAATTGCGAAAGACGTCGTCACCATGAATTCCATCGTGAAAATTCATTTCGCAAACAACAAAAACATCGTGCAGTTTCAAATCGTTTATCCGCATCTGGCGAATATGAAAGAACACAAAATCTCTATTTTTTCGTCGGTTGCTGCGGCCCTGATTGGTTACAGCGTTGGCGACGAGATCGCTTGGTTAGTTCCTTCCGGAATGACGAAGATCATCATCGATGAAATTATCTATCAACCCGAAGCCGCCGGCGACTTCGATCTGTAA
- a CDS encoding aminotransferase class I/II-fold pyridoxal phosphate-dependent enzyme, whose product MTDIFDRLRQNPGPLGQFADYAEGYFVFPKLEGPIGPRMIFQGKEVIFWSANDYLGLCNHPEVLEADAKAAAEYGMFYPMGARAMSGETEQHQQLERELAEFVDKEAAYLLNFGYQGMVSTIDALVGRHDVIVYDADSHACIVDGVRLHMGKSFTYKHNDIESLEKNLVRATKVANENGGGILVITEGVFGMRGMQGKIKEICDLKSKFNFRLLVDDAHGFGTLGKTGAGAGEEQGCQDQIDVYFSTFAKSMAGFGAFIAADADIIRILKYNLRSQVFAKSLTMPMVIGGLKRLDLLRSRPEIKDKLWENVRKLQNGLKERGFNLGGSNTCVTPVMMQGSTVEATLLSRDLRENFGIFTSVVIYPVIPKGMILLRLIPTASHTDSEINETLAAFEAIHEKLTSGFYKDEEQKLMEEQRLSFKNT is encoded by the coding sequence ATGACAGATATTTTTGATCGTCTTAGACAAAATCCCGGTCCGTTAGGGCAATTTGCCGATTATGCAGAAGGCTATTTTGTTTTTCCAAAATTAGAAGGACCTATTGGTCCCCGAATGATATTTCAAGGAAAGGAGGTTATATTTTGGAGTGCTAATGATTATTTGGGACTTTGTAACCACCCCGAAGTTTTAGAAGCTGATGCCAAAGCGGCCGCAGAATATGGTATGTTTTATCCCATGGGAGCCCGCGCAATGTCCGGAGAAACCGAACAGCATCAGCAGCTGGAAAGAGAACTGGCAGAATTTGTAGACAAAGAAGCGGCCTATCTTCTCAATTTCGGGTATCAGGGAATGGTTTCTACCATCGATGCCTTGGTGGGACGGCACGACGTTATTGTTTATGATGCCGATTCGCATGCCTGTATCGTTGATGGCGTACGCCTGCACATGGGTAAAAGTTTTACCTACAAGCACAACGATATCGAAAGTTTAGAGAAAAATCTGGTGCGTGCCACGAAAGTAGCAAACGAAAATGGCGGCGGAATTTTAGTGATTACGGAAGGAGTTTTCGGTATGCGCGGAATGCAGGGAAAAATTAAAGAAATCTGCGACCTGAAATCGAAATTTAATTTCCGATTATTGGTTGACGATGCCCACGGATTTGGAACTTTAGGAAAAACCGGCGCCGGCGCTGGTGAAGAGCAAGGCTGTCAGGATCAAATCGATGTGTACTTTTCGACCTTCGCCAAGTCGATGGCGGGTTTTGGTGCTTTCATCGCGGCAGACGCAGATATCATCCGAATTTTAAAATACAACCTTCGTTCTCAGGTTTTTGCAAAATCTTTAACAATGCCAATGGTGATTGGAGGTTTAAAAAGACTGGACTTGTTACGATCCCGACCTGAAATCAAAGACAAATTGTGGGAAAACGTCCGCAAACTTCAAAATGGTTTAAAGGAAAGAGGATTCAATTTAGGAGGTTCTAATACCTGCGTAACCCCTGTAATGATGCAAGGTTCTACGGTAGAAGCTACCCTACTTTCCAGAGATCTTAGAGAAAATTTCGGCATCTTTACTTCCGTCGTTATTTATCCTGTGATTCCAAAAGGGATGATCTTATTGAGATTAATTCCAACCGCGTCACACACTGATTCTGAAATTAATGAAACGCTGGCCGCTTTCGAAGCCATACACGAAAAATTAACTTCTGGATTTTATAAAGACGAGGAGCAAAAATTAATGGAAGAACAACGATTAAGTTTTAAGAACACTTAG
- a CDS encoding PLP-dependent cysteine synthase family protein: MINVYDNILGLIGHTPLVKLNTVTKDIPATVYAKLESCNPGHSTKDRIALHIIEAAERKGLLKEGSTIVETTSGNTGFSIAMVCIIKGYKCILAVSNKTKAEKIAYLKALGATVYICPANVPADDPRSYYEVAKRIAAETPNSIYINQYFNELNIDAHYRSTGPEIWEQTEGKITHLIACTGTGGTLSGSAKFLKEKNPTVKIIGVDASGSILKGFHETGKINKDEIHPYQIEGMGKNLIPAALLFDKVDEFVRVNDEMSAYRTREIALKEAIMGGYTTGAVTQGLLQYANSHEFSKDDVVVCIFPDHGSRYITKVYSDQWMEEQGFINNCVHNYEEVFKTEIIK; this comes from the coding sequence ATGATTAATGTTTACGATAACATTCTTGGCTTAATTGGTCATACGCCTTTGGTGAAATTGAATACAGTTACCAAAGATATTCCCGCGACGGTTTACGCCAAATTAGAATCCTGTAATCCCGGACATTCCACAAAGGACAGAATTGCTTTACATATTATAGAAGCGGCAGAACGCAAAGGTCTTTTGAAAGAAGGCTCTACGATCGTTGAAACCACTTCCGGAAACACTGGCTTTTCCATCGCCATGGTTTGTATTATTAAAGGATACAAATGTATTCTAGCCGTTAGCAACAAAACGAAAGCGGAGAAAATTGCATATCTAAAGGCATTGGGCGCAACGGTTTATATTTGTCCGGCCAACGTTCCGGCGGATGACCCCCGATCCTACTACGAAGTGGCAAAAAGAATTGCTGCAGAAACTCCTAATTCTATCTACATCAACCAATATTTTAACGAACTTAATATTGATGCGCATTACCGGTCTACCGGGCCCGAAATTTGGGAACAGACCGAAGGTAAAATTACACATTTGATTGCATGCACCGGAACCGGCGGAACGCTATCCGGTTCAGCCAAATTTTTGAAAGAGAAAAATCCTACTGTCAAAATAATTGGTGTTGATGCTTCCGGCTCCATTTTAAAAGGGTTTCACGAAACCGGCAAAATTAATAAAGACGAAATTCATCCCTACCAAATTGAAGGAATGGGTAAAAATCTCATCCCCGCTGCCCTGCTTTTTGATAAAGTTGATGAATTTGTTCGCGTGAATGACGAGATGTCTGCCTACCGAACCAGAGAAATTGCTTTAAAAGAAGCCATTATGGGCGGTTACACCACCGGCGCGGTAACGCAGGGGTTGCTTCAATACGCCAATTCTCACGAGTTTTCCAAGGATGATGTTGTGGTGTGTATTTTCCCTGATCACGGTTCCAGGTACATTACCAAAGTATACAGCGATCAATGGATGGAGGAACAGGGTTTTATCAACAACTGCGTTCATAACTATGAAGAGGTTTTTAAAACCGAAATCATTAAATAA